Proteins encoded together in one Rhizobium leguminosarum bv. trifolii WSM1325 window:
- a CDS encoding cytochrome C family protein (KEGG: smd:Smed_5770 tetratricopeptide TPR_2 repeat protein~TIGRFAM: cytochrome C family protein~PFAM: Tetratricopeptide TPR_2 repeat protein; TPR repeat-containing protein~SMART: Tetratricopeptide domain protein), translating into MAASVRSAAVRGTHLLFFLLLAFAGRSLASDDISIPASDPQISIHEGFVDERTCASCHADQAAAFSKSHHAKAMALADNGTVRGDFDNSRFEHDGVVTTFTRRAGRFFVNTEGADGGQAEFEVKYTFAYEPLQQYLVDIGGGRLQALDIAWDTARRQWFWLGNGTPAKPGSTYHWTGPFYRWNRTCIDCHSTDPQAGFQPQTNEYKSTYVATSIGCQSCHGPGAKHVALARSGNASSSVKPDTGLPKVDAGICFACHARRTKLLDGYQPGKPFLDYFSPALLRQDLYFPDGQILDEVFEYGSFQQSKMARAGVTCLDCHRPHEAGLKAEGNALCTQCHTETKPDRFVNQDPSGRFDTPAHTHHQAGSTGAQCANCHMPERTYMKVDPRRDHSFVIPRPDLSATLGTPNACTTCHVGETDDWAAETMDEWYGTQWRKRASIAHAFAGATNGDQAAVEALRALVSDQKQAGIVRGSAIAALSGISGVDITADIRTAATDADPLVRLGAAEAAGNIPPEQRLDAISNLLSDATRAVRVAAANALASTPPELFGNQRENFEAAVADLRAYVETNGDVAETQSNYGFFLFARQRTAEAEAAFRRAISLDPTLEATRINLAEFYRATGQNDRSEQTYAEAIAMAPARADLRYGHALSLVRRQALTEAITELEEAVRLDPQNPRYKTTFAVALDSAGRTEEALGRLDGWAAGGDADIIGLALQYSLKLRHLPEALKHAEDLARLRPQDPQISGLIGQLKQAINGK; encoded by the coding sequence GTGGCAGCGTCTGTTCGATCAGCAGCGGTGAGAGGAACACACCTCCTGTTCTTCCTGTTGCTCGCCTTTGCCGGGCGCAGCCTTGCGAGTGACGACATTTCGATACCCGCCTCCGATCCGCAGATATCGATCCACGAAGGTTTCGTGGACGAAAGGACGTGCGCATCCTGCCACGCCGATCAGGCGGCGGCTTTTTCGAAATCCCACCATGCAAAGGCCATGGCACTGGCCGACAACGGAACGGTGCGTGGCGATTTCGACAATAGCAGGTTCGAACATGACGGCGTCGTCACGACCTTCACCCGCCGCGCCGGCCGCTTCTTCGTTAACACCGAGGGAGCGGACGGCGGCCAGGCCGAGTTCGAAGTCAAATATACCTTTGCCTACGAACCACTGCAGCAATACCTCGTCGACATTGGAGGAGGGCGGCTGCAGGCTCTCGACATCGCCTGGGATACAGCCAGACGGCAGTGGTTCTGGCTCGGAAACGGCACCCCGGCCAAACCCGGATCGACCTATCATTGGACAGGTCCTTTCTACCGCTGGAACCGCACCTGTATCGATTGCCATTCGACCGATCCCCAAGCGGGGTTTCAACCGCAGACGAACGAATACAAGTCGACCTACGTCGCCACCAGCATCGGCTGTCAATCCTGTCACGGCCCGGGCGCAAAACACGTGGCTTTGGCGCGATCGGGCAACGCATCATCCTCGGTCAAGCCGGATACAGGTCTGCCGAAAGTCGATGCGGGCATCTGTTTCGCCTGCCATGCCAGGCGCACCAAGCTGCTGGACGGTTATCAACCGGGAAAGCCCTTTCTCGATTATTTCTCACCCGCCCTGCTTCGGCAGGATCTTTATTTCCCGGACGGACAGATACTCGACGAGGTCTTCGAATATGGCTCGTTTCAGCAAAGCAAGATGGCCAGGGCGGGCGTGACCTGTCTCGACTGTCATCGGCCGCACGAGGCCGGGCTCAAGGCCGAGGGCAATGCACTGTGCACGCAATGCCACACAGAGACGAAGCCGGACCGCTTCGTCAACCAGGATCCGAGCGGGCGGTTCGACACTCCCGCGCACACCCACCATCAGGCCGGTTCGACTGGAGCACAATGCGCCAACTGCCATATGCCCGAACGCACCTACATGAAGGTGGACCCGCGCCGCGACCACTCCTTCGTCATCCCACGGCCCGATCTGTCGGCAACGCTTGGAACGCCGAATGCATGCACGACCTGCCATGTCGGCGAAACCGATGATTGGGCAGCCGAGACAATGGACGAATGGTACGGAACGCAATGGCGCAAACGCGCGTCGATCGCCCATGCCTTCGCCGGAGCCACGAACGGCGATCAAGCCGCGGTGGAGGCTCTGCGCGCCCTAGTCAGCGACCAAAAGCAAGCAGGAATTGTCAGGGGCAGCGCCATCGCCGCACTGAGTGGGATTAGCGGCGTGGATATCACAGCCGATATTCGAACGGCCGCAACCGATGCAGATCCGCTCGTCAGGCTCGGCGCTGCGGAAGCGGCAGGTAACATTCCGCCGGAGCAGAGGCTGGATGCGATCAGCAATCTGCTGAGCGATGCGACGCGGGCGGTGCGCGTTGCGGCCGCCAACGCGCTCGCCAGCACCCCTCCCGAGCTCTTCGGCAATCAGCGCGAAAATTTCGAAGCCGCTGTCGCGGACCTTCGCGCCTATGTCGAAACGAATGGCGACGTCGCGGAAACGCAAAGCAATTATGGCTTCTTCCTGTTCGCCCGCCAGCGTACGGCCGAGGCAGAAGCCGCCTTCCGGCGAGCGATTTCGCTAGACCCAACGCTGGAGGCAACGCGCATCAATCTCGCCGAGTTCTACCGCGCCACGGGTCAGAACGACAGGTCGGAACAAACTTATGCCGAAGCGATCGCCATGGCGCCGGCACGCGCGGATTTGCGCTACGGACATGCGCTGTCCCTGGTACGCAGGCAGGCATTGACCGAGGCGATCACGGAACTCGAAGAAGCGGTGCGGCTCGATCCGCAAAACCCCCGCTACAAGACCACCTTTGCCGTCGCTCTCGATTCCGCTGGCCGGACAGAAGAGGCGCTGGGCAGGCTCGATGGTTGGGCGGCAGGCGGAGACGCCGACATCATCGGCCTGGCACTCCAATACAGTCTCAAGCTTCGACACTTGCCGGAGGCGCTGAAACACGCGGAGGATCTGGCGCGATTGAGGCCTCAGGACCCGCAGATTTCAGGCCTCATCGGGCAGCTGAAGCAGGCGATCAACGGGAAATAG
- a CDS encoding conserved hypothetical protein (KEGG: rec:RHECIAT_CH0002048 hypothetical protein): MKAIYLRAILLLAGISAASGGNAADITPLTPEAKTVESQSGWEFTFAPYFWAAGLSGDIGQFGLPEVHVDADFGDILQNLDFAFMAAGEARYDRFSIVGDVIYTKLGADADTPAGILAESVDVTSKTFAGFLGVGYAVLEDQNGHLDVVGGMKVWSAKTEISFNGGILAGVDVEDSATWVDAVAGVRGNYFFTPEIYLTGWGLVGAGGADLDWDVALGLGYKFNDSISAVAGYRALGVNYDNDGFVFDVVQQGPIFGVAIRF; this comes from the coding sequence ATGAAGGCCATATACTTGCGTGCCATTCTGTTACTGGCGGGCATTTCTGCAGCGTCGGGCGGCAACGCCGCCGATATCACGCCGCTCACGCCGGAAGCAAAAACAGTCGAGAGCCAGAGCGGCTGGGAATTCACCTTCGCTCCATATTTCTGGGCTGCCGGCTTATCCGGCGACATTGGGCAGTTCGGGCTTCCGGAAGTTCATGTCGACGCGGACTTCGGCGATATCCTCCAGAACCTCGACTTCGCTTTCATGGCGGCAGGCGAAGCAAGATATGATCGCTTCAGCATCGTCGGTGACGTGATCTACACCAAGCTCGGTGCCGACGCCGACACACCTGCCGGCATCCTTGCCGAGAGCGTCGATGTGACGTCGAAGACCTTCGCGGGATTTCTTGGCGTCGGTTACGCCGTGCTCGAAGACCAAAATGGCCATCTCGACGTGGTCGGCGGCATGAAGGTCTGGTCGGCCAAAACCGAGATTTCCTTCAATGGCGGCATTCTGGCCGGAGTGGATGTCGAAGACAGCGCCACATGGGTTGATGCCGTCGCCGGCGTCAGAGGAAACTACTTCTTCACGCCGGAAATCTATCTCACCGGATGGGGTCTGGTGGGTGCCGGCGGCGCCGACCTCGACTGGGACGTGGCATTGGGCCTCGGCTACAAGTTCAACGACAGCATCTCGGCGGTCGCCGGATATCGCGCACTCGGCGTCAATTACGACAATGACGGGTTCGTCTTCGACGTCGTCCAGCAGGGGCCGATCTTCGGGGTCGCCATTCGGTTCTAA
- a CDS encoding conserved hypothetical protein (KEGG: smd:Smed_5626 hypothetical protein): MTNVASRMALVVAALSLWAGTASAQSSEELAKKLSNPIASLISVPFQFNYDHGYGPEDGDKATMNIQPVIPFSLNEDWNLISRTILPVTWQNDIAGPSGTQFGLGDTLQSFFLSPSKPTESGVVWGAGPVFLLPTGTDELLGSGKWGAGPTAVVLKQDGPWTYGMLGNHIWSFAGQSDRRDVSSTFMQPFISYTTKDAWTFSLNTESTYDWEANDWSVPINFAVAKLITIDKQPISLTAGIRYWAAAPDNGPEGLGFRVAVTFLFPK; the protein is encoded by the coding sequence ATGACGAACGTCGCTTCTCGGATGGCACTGGTTGTCGCGGCACTCAGTCTCTGGGCAGGTACGGCAAGCGCTCAGTCGAGCGAAGAGCTTGCGAAGAAGTTGTCGAATCCAATCGCCTCGCTCATCAGCGTGCCGTTCCAGTTCAACTACGACCACGGCTATGGTCCCGAAGACGGCGACAAGGCAACGATGAACATCCAGCCTGTCATTCCGTTTTCTCTGAACGAGGACTGGAATCTCATTTCGAGGACCATCCTGCCGGTCACATGGCAGAACGACATCGCCGGACCCTCCGGCACGCAATTCGGCCTCGGCGACACGTTGCAAAGCTTCTTTCTCTCTCCTTCAAAGCCGACCGAGAGTGGCGTGGTCTGGGGTGCAGGACCCGTGTTCCTTCTTCCGACGGGCACGGATGAGCTTCTCGGAAGCGGTAAGTGGGGAGCGGGTCCGACCGCGGTCGTCCTCAAGCAGGACGGTCCCTGGACCTACGGCATGCTCGGCAACCATATCTGGTCATTTGCCGGTCAGAGTGATCGTCGGGACGTGAGTTCGACGTTCATGCAACCGTTCATCTCGTACACCACCAAGGACGCCTGGACTTTCTCGCTGAATACCGAGTCCACCTATGACTGGGAAGCAAACGACTGGTCGGTGCCGATCAACTTCGCAGTCGCCAAGCTGATCACCATCGACAAACAGCCAATCAGCCTGACGGCGGGCATACGATATTGGGCGGCTGCTCCAGACAATGGCCCGGAAGGACTGGGCTTCCGCGTCGCGGTCACGTTCCTCTTTCCTAAGTGA
- a CDS encoding protein of unknown function DUF1254 (PFAM: protein of unknown function DUF1254; protein of unknown function DUF1214~KEGG: bja:blr2659 hypothetical protein), whose amino-acid sequence MQLTRRDFTRASLLAAGLLGLRSTGAAADDVTAEEARAIAKEAYTYGFPAVDSYRIQYAYFVDDKNPEYKAPWNHLKNIPRVYTPADTAIQTPNSDTPYSMIGLDLRAEPMVLTVPVIEKDRYFSIQLIDAYTFNFDYAGSRTTGNDGGSFLVAGPEWKGEMPAGIKNVFRAETDLVIGAYRTQLFNTDDLDNVKKIQDGYKAEPLSSFLGKPAPAAAPAIDFIKPVSPDDERKSLEFFNILNFVLRFCSLNPSETELMARFAKIGIGAGKTIDVAALSPGMKTTMEQGMADAWADLGILKKQIDAGTVTSGDMFGTREYLKNNYLYRMAAAVLGIYGNSKQEAMYPVYAIDTEGQKLDGANRYTVHFAADKMPPVHAFWSLTMYDLPASLLVANPIDRYLLNKPMLPQFVKDSDGGYTFYVQNGSPGKDKEPNWLPAPKGPFFVAMRLYWPKDEALDGTWKHPPMAKTS is encoded by the coding sequence ATGCAGCTGACCAGACGCGACTTCACGAGGGCTTCATTGTTAGCGGCAGGTCTTTTGGGACTTCGCTCCACTGGTGCCGCAGCCGACGATGTAACGGCAGAGGAGGCTCGCGCAATCGCCAAGGAGGCTTATACCTACGGCTTCCCAGCGGTGGACAGCTACCGGATCCAATACGCCTATTTCGTCGACGACAAGAACCCGGAATACAAGGCTCCGTGGAACCACCTCAAGAACATCCCCCGCGTCTACACGCCCGCAGATACGGCAATCCAGACGCCCAATTCCGACACGCCCTATTCCATGATTGGCCTGGACCTGCGCGCTGAACCGATGGTCCTTACTGTGCCAGTGATCGAGAAGGACCGGTATTTCAGCATTCAGCTCATCGACGCTTATACGTTTAACTTCGACTATGCCGGCAGCCGCACGACCGGCAACGACGGCGGCAGCTTCCTGGTCGCGGGCCCCGAGTGGAAAGGCGAGATGCCTGCGGGCATCAAGAATGTGTTTCGCGCGGAGACCGATCTCGTTATTGGGGCTTATCGCACGCAGTTGTTCAACACCGACGACTTGGACAATGTGAAAAAGATCCAGGATGGCTACAAGGCTGAGCCGCTTTCGTCGTTTCTCGGCAAGCCCGCACCTGCGGCCGCTCCCGCAATCGACTTTATCAAGCCGGTTTCGCCGGACGACGAGCGCAAGTCGCTCGAGTTTTTCAACATCCTGAATTTCGTCCTGCGGTTCTGCTCGCTCAATCCATCCGAGACCGAGTTGATGGCGCGTTTTGCCAAGATCGGGATCGGTGCAGGCAAGACAATAGACGTTGCTGCGCTCTCGCCCGGGATGAAGACTACCATGGAACAGGGCATGGCCGACGCCTGGGCCGATCTTGGGATATTGAAAAAGCAGATCGACGCCGGCACGGTGACCTCGGGCGATATGTTCGGCACGCGCGAATACCTCAAGAACAACTATCTGTATCGCATGGCGGCGGCCGTTCTCGGAATTTACGGAAATTCAAAGCAGGAGGCGATGTACCCGGTCTACGCCATTGACACTGAGGGGCAGAAGCTCGACGGCGCCAACCGCTACACCGTCCACTTCGCAGCCGACAAGATGCCGCCGGTTCACGCCTTCTGGTCGCTGACGATGTATGATCTCCCGGCGAGCCTGCTGGTCGCCAATCCGATCGACCGATACCTGCTCAACAAGCCGATGCTGCCGCAATTCGTGAAGGATTCCGATGGAGGCTACACCTTCTATGTGCAGAATGGGTCGCCGGGCAAGGACAAGGAGCCGAATTGGCTGCCAGCGCCCAAAGGCCCCTTCTTCGTCGCGATGCGCCTCTACTGGCCAAAAGACGAGGCGCTCGACGGCACGTGGAAACATCCGCCCATGGCCAAGACATCATAG
- a CDS encoding conserved hypothetical protein (KEGG: ret:RHE_PE00082 hypothetical protein) codes for MKIPTVMVLMAALLQPVSAFGETEWMGGARQWSVGFSNESPHPYCRLLWDSEIGKTMEFRQSATETFWLVAKTTWDIPAGTKTEVTLTDRTVTKVIAADFFDKNTLRLWGPASKGSAGLKKIIKNSFAGMPDVQITFAGDEGDWMLPLSRVEQLYPTYLQCLKRLEAGEKPKKNSETQPF; via the coding sequence ATGAAAATTCCGACAGTGATGGTTCTGATGGCGGCCCTGTTGCAGCCGGTCTCTGCCTTCGGCGAGACCGAATGGATGGGCGGCGCAAGACAATGGTCGGTCGGCTTTTCCAACGAGAGCCCGCATCCCTATTGCCGCCTGCTGTGGGACAGCGAGATCGGCAAGACCATGGAATTCCGCCAGAGCGCGACCGAGACATTCTGGCTGGTCGCAAAGACCACATGGGACATTCCGGCCGGCACGAAGACCGAGGTGACGCTGACCGATCGTACGGTGACGAAAGTAATCGCTGCCGATTTCTTCGACAAGAACACGCTTCGCCTCTGGGGCCCGGCCAGCAAGGGGAGCGCCGGGCTGAAGAAGATCATCAAGAATTCCTTTGCCGGAATGCCTGACGTGCAGATCACATTCGCCGGCGACGAAGGCGACTGGATGCTGCCGCTCTCGCGGGTGGAGCAGCTTTACCCGACTTATCTCCAGTGCCTCAAGCGTCTCGAGGCCGGCGAAAAGCCAAAGAAGAATTCCGAAACTCAGCCGTTCTGA
- a CDS encoding phenylalanine/histidine ammonia-lyase (PFAM: phenylalanine/histidine ammonia-lyase~KEGG: rec:RHECIAT_PA0000088 histidine ammonia-lyase protein), whose protein sequence is MTVTIDAGLTWREVARVAAGEELALSPAAFARVEQASRIVARIVETGARAYGINTGVGALADTVVDRASQSLLSRSIVLSHACGVGPLLAAREVRAIIAAGIANFAHGHSGVRREIVEHLAALLEHDCIPDVPSKGSAGYLVHNAHIALVLIGEGSAQLDGRRMSGRETLAAIGLEPLVLGAKEGLSLVNGTACATGLTTVALSRAERLLDWADAIAALTLEAAGCQIGAFDEVVLALRPSAGIENVGASLRARLQGSGLVAAAFGRRTQDALSLRSVPHAHGAARDVFDNSARVVDQELASVTDNPAVSGTPEQPIVSSEAHAVAPALGQAADSLAIALAQIGAISERRLDRLVNPLVSGLPPFLASDAGSHSGFMIAQYTAAALSNENRRLAAPAAMDGGLTSGLQEDFLAHPTAAAGKLLAVIDNAEYILAVELMAAAQAHDFLATTAPRAAGTDLVYQAVRERVSHYGDERPLNGDIEAVRSLIRETAPPL, encoded by the coding sequence ATGACGGTCACCATCGATGCGGGGCTCACCTGGCGCGAAGTCGCGCGCGTTGCGGCCGGGGAAGAGCTTGCGCTGTCGCCCGCCGCCTTTGCACGTGTCGAGCAGGCAAGCCGCATCGTTGCGCGCATCGTCGAGACCGGTGCGCGCGCCTATGGCATCAACACCGGCGTCGGGGCGCTGGCCGATACGGTGGTTGATCGCGCCTCGCAGAGCCTGTTGTCGCGCAGCATCGTGCTCAGCCATGCCTGCGGCGTTGGGCCGTTGCTTGCCGCCCGCGAGGTGCGCGCCATCATCGCAGCCGGGATCGCCAATTTCGCTCATGGCCATTCCGGGGTGCGGCGCGAGATCGTCGAGCATCTTGCGGCACTGCTAGAACACGATTGCATTCCGGATGTGCCGTCGAAGGGCTCTGCCGGTTATCTCGTCCACAATGCCCATATTGCCCTTGTTCTAATCGGCGAAGGCAGCGCTCAGTTGGATGGTCGGCGCATGAGCGGCCGAGAGACGCTTGCCGCGATCGGCCTCGAGCCCTTGGTGCTTGGGGCCAAGGAGGGCTTGAGCCTTGTCAACGGCACGGCCTGCGCCACCGGCCTGACCACTGTCGCGCTATCGCGCGCCGAACGGCTGCTCGACTGGGCCGATGCGATCGCAGCACTGACGCTGGAAGCGGCGGGCTGCCAGATCGGCGCCTTCGACGAAGTCGTACTGGCGCTGCGCCCATCGGCGGGAATAGAGAACGTAGGAGCGAGCCTGCGCGCGCGGCTTCAGGGCAGCGGTCTTGTCGCCGCCGCCTTCGGCCGGCGCACGCAGGATGCGCTCAGCCTTCGTTCGGTGCCGCATGCCCATGGCGCAGCCCGCGATGTCTTCGACAATTCCGCCCGCGTCGTCGATCAGGAACTTGCTTCGGTGACGGACAATCCGGCTGTCTCGGGCACGCCGGAGCAGCCGATCGTCTCCTCCGAAGCCCATGCGGTCGCCCCGGCCCTTGGGCAGGCGGCCGATAGCCTGGCGATTGCGCTCGCACAGATCGGCGCGATCAGCGAGCGGCGCCTGGACCGGCTGGTCAATCCGCTGGTGAGCGGGCTGCCGCCCTTTTTGGCGAGCGATGCCGGCAGCCATTCCGGCTTCATGATTGCTCAGTATACCGCCGCCGCACTCAGCAACGAGAACCGCCGCCTTGCCGCACCGGCGGCCATGGACGGCGGGCTGACCTCCGGCCTGCAGGAAGATTTTCTCGCGCATCCGACAGCTGCCGCCGGCAAGCTGCTCGCGGTCATCGACAACGCCGAATATATCCTGGCGGTCGAGCTGATGGCGGCCGCCCAGGCGCATGATTTCCTGGCGACGACGGCGCCGCGAGCCGCAGGCACGGATCTCGTCTATCAAGCCGTGCGGGAACGTGTTTCCCATTATGGTGACGAACGGCCACTCAACGGCGATATCGAGGCTGTCCGCAGCCTGATCCGCGAGACTGCGCCGCCGCTATAG
- a CDS encoding ABC transporter related (PFAM: ABC transporter related~SMART: AAA ATPase~KEGG: ret:RHE_PE00080 octopine ABC transporter, ATP-binding protein): protein MPGVTRLSVRNIRKSFGTHEVLRGISLDAEDGDVISLLGASGSGKSTFLRCINMLETASDGEIWVDGEEIRMVHKNGRSKPASQKQVDHIRSELGMVFQSFNLWSHMTILQNVIEGPIHVLKRPRADCIAEAEALLEKVGIADKRHAYPAHLSGGQQQRAAIARALAMKPKVMLFDEPTSALDPELVGEVLRVMRSLAEEGMTMLVVTHEMSFARNVSNRVVFMREGLIESSGKPEEMFTGGATPAFRQFIGHFGSGQ, encoded by the coding sequence ATGCCAGGCGTAACCCGACTATCGGTCCGCAATATCCGCAAGAGCTTCGGTACGCACGAGGTGCTGCGCGGCATTTCCCTCGATGCTGAAGACGGCGATGTGATTTCGCTGCTCGGCGCCTCCGGTTCCGGAAAATCGACCTTTCTGCGCTGCATCAACATGCTCGAAACCGCCAGCGACGGCGAAATCTGGGTCGACGGCGAGGAGATCCGCATGGTGCACAAGAACGGCCGGAGCAAGCCGGCCAGCCAGAAGCAAGTGGACCATATCCGCTCTGAACTCGGCATGGTGTTCCAGTCCTTCAATCTCTGGTCCCACATGACGATCCTGCAGAACGTCATCGAGGGCCCGATCCATGTGCTGAAGCGGCCGCGGGCCGACTGCATCGCCGAGGCCGAAGCGCTGCTCGAAAAGGTCGGTATCGCCGACAAGCGCCACGCCTATCCCGCCCACCTCTCCGGCGGCCAGCAGCAGCGTGCGGCGATTGCCCGGGCGCTGGCAATGAAGCCGAAGGTGATGCTCTTCGACGAGCCGACTTCGGCGCTCGATCCGGAGCTCGTCGGCGAGGTGCTGCGCGTCATGCGCTCGCTTGCCGAGGAAGGCATGACCATGCTCGTCGTCACCCATGAGATGAGCTTTGCCCGCAACGTCTCGAACCGCGTCGTCTTCATGCGCGAAGGCTTGATCGAAAGCAGCGGCAAGCCGGAGGAAATGTTCACCGGCGGCGCGACCCCCGCCTTCCGCCAGTTCATTGGCCATTTCGGAAGCGGTCAATGA
- a CDS encoding polar amino acid ABC transporter, inner membrane subunit (TIGRFAM: polar amino acid ABC transporter, inner membrane subunit~PFAM: binding-protein-dependent transport systems inner membrane component~KEGG: ret:RHE_PE00079 octopine ABC transporter, permease protein), with product MDFTFIASTLVTLLKAVPTTLILFSLSILTGGLLALVIVWMRTSGNPVLSSFAKGYIFIFRGSPLLIQMFLVFYGLGQFGFIRYSFLWPFLREPMVCAVLSLALCTAGYTAEIFRGGIRAVSPKEIEAARSIGMSGFLLVRRILAPIAFRHALPAYSTEIVLMMKSTALASLVTVWEVTGVAQRLISQTYRTMEVFLCAAIIYLVLNFIILQGMALLEYSLSRHRRAAPQALKA from the coding sequence ATGGATTTCACCTTCATCGCCTCGACCTTGGTCACCCTGCTCAAGGCCGTACCGACGACGCTCATCCTGTTTTCGCTGTCGATCCTAACCGGTGGCCTGCTGGCGCTCGTCATCGTCTGGATGCGGACCAGCGGCAACCCGGTGCTGTCAAGCTTCGCCAAGGGTTACATCTTCATCTTCCGCGGCTCGCCGCTGCTGATCCAGATGTTCCTGGTATTCTACGGCCTCGGCCAGTTCGGCTTCATCCGTTATTCCTTCCTCTGGCCGTTCCTGCGCGAGCCGATGGTCTGCGCCGTGCTGTCGCTGGCGCTCTGCACCGCCGGCTACACGGCGGAGATCTTCCGCGGCGGCATTCGCGCCGTCTCGCCGAAAGAGATCGAGGCGGCGCGCTCGATCGGCATGTCCGGCTTCCTGCTGGTCCGCCGTATCCTGGCGCCGATCGCTTTTCGCCACGCGTTGCCGGCCTATTCCACCGAGATCGTGCTGATGATGAAGTCGACGGCGCTCGCAAGCCTCGTCACCGTCTGGGAGGTCACCGGCGTCGCCCAGCGGCTGATCTCGCAGACCTACCGCACGATGGAAGTCTTTCTCTGTGCGGCGATCATCTATCTCGTCCTCAACTTCATCATCCTGCAGGGCATGGCTCTGCTCGAATATTCGCTCTCGCGACATCGCCGCGCGGCCCCGCAGGCGCTGAAGGCGTAA
- a CDS encoding polar amino acid ABC transporter, inner membrane subunit (TIGRFAM: polar amino acid ABC transporter, inner membrane subunit~PFAM: binding-protein-dependent transport systems inner membrane component~KEGG: rec:RHECIAT_PA0000085 octopine ABC transporter, permease protein) has product MASLELLGFGSTGWGALLIAAALMTLAVTATALAIGAVLGAIVAAAKLSGNLVLVTLGNVYTTVFRGVPELLIIYLIYFGGSSAVTSIGQAMGYEGFLGLPSFIAGALAVGIISGAYQAEVFRSAFLAISKGELEAASAIGMHRGMRLRRIIMPQVFRLAIPGLGNVWQLSLKDSALISVTGLAELMRTSQVAAGSTRQYFLFFIAGGCLYLLLTSLSDRIFNGAERRANRSMPASAMGQA; this is encoded by the coding sequence ATGGCAAGCTTGGAACTGCTCGGCTTCGGCTCGACCGGATGGGGCGCGCTGCTCATTGCCGCTGCCTTGATGACGCTGGCTGTCACGGCTACAGCGCTCGCGATCGGCGCGGTGCTCGGCGCGATCGTCGCTGCGGCAAAACTCTCCGGTAATCTTGTCCTCGTCACGCTCGGCAACGTCTATACGACTGTGTTTCGCGGCGTGCCCGAGCTGCTGATCATCTATCTCATCTATTTCGGCGGCTCCTCGGCCGTCACCTCGATCGGCCAGGCGATGGGTTACGAAGGTTTCCTCGGCCTGCCCTCCTTTATCGCGGGCGCGCTTGCCGTCGGCATCATCTCCGGCGCCTATCAGGCGGAGGTGTTCCGCAGCGCTTTTCTCGCCATCTCCAAGGGCGAGCTCGAGGCAGCCTCGGCGATCGGCATGCATCGCGGCATGCGCCTTCGCCGCATCATCATGCCGCAGGTGTTTCGCCTCGCCATCCCCGGCCTCGGTAACGTCTGGCAGCTCAGTCTCAAGGATTCGGCGCTGATCTCCGTCACCGGCCTTGCCGAACTGATGCGCACCAGCCAGGTGGCGGCGGGCTCGACGCGGCAATATTTCCTGTTCTTCATCGCCGGCGGCTGCCTCTATTTGCTCCTGACCAGCCTTTCTGACCGCATCTTCAACGGGGCGGAGCGCCGCGCCAATCGCAGCATGCCGGCATCCGCCATGGGCCAGGCGTAA